One genomic window of Chthonomonadales bacterium includes the following:
- a CDS encoding DUF1801 domain-containing protein encodes MDRATTARETDMHGSTPSQLIDARIEELGDWRGATLARVRALIRQADPEVVEEFKWRGVPVWSHGGLLCTGETYKDMVKMTFAKGASLEDPAGLFNASLEGSTRRAIDLREGDPIDEGALKALVRAAVALNTGPAPRRPAAGPRLLAGGNPQIARADGDAPVQSYIAAMPGWKSDVGRRLDALADTVPDVRKAVKWNSPFYGVEGQGWFLSFHCFARYVKVAFFRGSSLSPVPPGPSRDKDVRYLHVHEGEELDEAQLAAWIRQAAALRGWVP; translated from the coding sequence ATGGACCGCGCGACCACGGCCAGGGAGACAGACATGCATGGAAGCACTCCTTCTCAACTCATCGATGCCCGAATCGAGGAGTTGGGCGACTGGCGGGGTGCGACGCTCGCCCGCGTTCGGGCTCTCATCCGGCAGGCCGATCCCGAGGTCGTCGAGGAGTTCAAATGGAGAGGGGTCCCGGTGTGGTCCCACGGCGGGCTCCTTTGCACCGGGGAGACCTACAAGGACATGGTGAAGATGACCTTCGCGAAGGGCGCCTCGTTGGAGGATCCGGCGGGCCTCTTCAACGCAAGCCTCGAGGGGAGCACGCGGCGGGCCATCGACCTGCGCGAGGGTGACCCGATCGATGAGGGGGCGCTCAAGGCGCTCGTTCGGGCCGCCGTGGCCCTGAACACAGGCCCGGCCCCCAGACGGCCGGCCGCCGGGCCCAGGCTTCTCGCGGGCGGCAATCCGCAGATCGCAAGGGCCGACGGCGATGCCCCCGTGCAGTCCTACATCGCGGCAATGCCGGGCTGGAAGAGCGACGTGGGGCGTCGCCTCGACGCGCTCGCCGACACCGTGCCCGACGTCCGCAAGGCGGTGAAGTGGAACTCGCCCTTCTACGGCGTCGAGGGCCAGGGCTGGTTCCTGAGCTTCCACTGCTTCGCGAGGTACGTCAAGGTGGCCTTCTTCCGGGGATCCTCGCTGAGCCCGGTCCCGCCCGGTCCCTCCAGGGACAAGGACGTCCGCTACCTCCATGTCCACGAGGGCGAGGAGCTCGACGAGGCGCAGTTGGCGGCATGGATCCGGCAGGCGGCCGCCCTTCGCGGTTGGGTGCCGTAA
- a CDS encoding prepilin-type N-terminal cleavage/methylation domain-containing protein has protein sequence MRRTGFTLIELLVVIAIIAILAAILFPVFAQAREQARKSACLSSSKQIGLAEMMYAQDYDETYCTISDWNQRHAPWEAGFPNWTSQLQPYIKSYQLSENGCPSARHPRSPWGELPDPNDGNRAATNMGPSYARNHMFGLNSLNQQMGPNTFTSLGQVQIPAETIVDAECGTVDGGSRYGTYMVPFWYINYYYDFGPSEWWRPPNAHTGGMNVVWSDGHAKWITFSTFVQNVSAGTVNQYYWVLDKAGYTHP, from the coding sequence ATGAGACGCACCGGTTTCACGCTGATCGAGCTTCTTGTGGTGATCGCGATCATCGCGATCTTAGCGGCAATCCTGTTCCCGGTTTTCGCCCAGGCGCGCGAGCAGGCCCGCAAATCCGCCTGCCTGAGCAGCAGCAAACAGATCGGCCTGGCCGAGATGATGTATGCTCAGGACTACGACGAGACCTACTGCACCATCTCGGACTGGAACCAGCGGCACGCTCCCTGGGAGGCCGGCTTCCCCAACTGGACGTCGCAGCTCCAGCCCTACATCAAGAGCTACCAGCTCTCCGAGAACGGGTGCCCCAGCGCCCGCCATCCTCGCTCCCCGTGGGGCGAGCTGCCCGATCCGAACGACGGCAACAGGGCGGCCACGAACATGGGTCCCTCCTACGCGAGAAACCACATGTTTGGCCTGAACTCGCTGAACCAGCAGATGGGCCCCAACACCTTCACATCCCTGGGGCAGGTGCAGATTCCGGCCGAGACGATCGTTGATGCCGAGTGCGGCACGGTCGACGGCGGAAGCCGGTACGGGACCTACATGGTGCCGTTCTGGTACATCAACTACTACTACGACTTCGGGCCATCGGAGTGGTGGCGGCCACCGAACGCGCACACGGGCGGCATGAACGTCGTCTGGTCCGATGGACATGCGAAGTGGATCACCTTCTCGACCTTCGTGCAGAACGTGAGCGCAGGCACGGTTAACCAGTACTACTGGGTTCTCGACAAGGCGGGCTACACGCACCCCTAG
- a CDS encoding LacI family DNA-binding transcriptional regulator, whose amino-acid sequence MPTIKDIARQLGLSSATVSRALHDADSPFVSAETRRRVREAAERLGYLPNPTGRALVTGRTNLVSLWINDPYTPYYALIGHHLQVESERRGYQPVVRGVSTQSQGAIDWQAPDGLAEGILVVDVNDPLERFLRARPAFRRPLVAMGSLCTTKVDHVRIDLYRGSVEAVEHLVATRSGRIVALMYAERDPRTEAYRDVMGRAGREPDVVPIPDEARATNRRRVRDYIEARGCPGALFCQNDDVALAAYRAALDCGLRVPDDVALVGCDGIEDTEYLEVPLSTVVHPVGEMVALAWRFLERRMADPSALPQSAVLPSRLLVRASSSCSGDTGGGDAAAV is encoded by the coding sequence ATGCCCACGATCAAGGACATCGCCAGGCAACTGGGTCTTTCGTCGGCGACGGTATCGCGCGCTCTGCACGATGCCGACAGCCCCTTCGTGTCTGCCGAGACACGCCGCAGGGTGCGCGAGGCCGCGGAACGGCTCGGGTACCTTCCGAACCCGACGGGACGCGCCCTGGTGACCGGGCGGACCAACCTCGTCAGCCTGTGGATCAACGACCCGTACACCCCCTACTACGCGCTCATCGGTCACCACCTGCAGGTCGAGTCGGAGCGTCGCGGCTATCAACCGGTGGTGCGCGGCGTGAGCACGCAGAGCCAGGGCGCCATCGACTGGCAGGCCCCCGACGGGTTGGCGGAGGGGATCCTGGTGGTGGATGTGAATGACCCGCTCGAGCGCTTCCTCAGGGCGCGCCCGGCGTTCCGTCGTCCGCTCGTCGCGATGGGCTCGCTCTGCACCACGAAGGTCGACCACGTGCGCATCGACCTCTATCGGGGCTCGGTCGAGGCGGTCGAGCACCTGGTCGCCACCCGGTCTGGCCGCATCGTGGCGCTGATGTATGCCGAGCGAGACCCGCGTACCGAAGCGTACCGCGACGTGATGGGCCGGGCCGGACGGGAGCCCGACGTGGTACCGATTCCCGACGAGGCCCGAGCCACCAACCGACGCCGCGTTCGCGACTACATCGAGGCCAGGGGATGTCCTGGCGCGCTCTTCTGTCAGAACGACGACGTCGCCCTTGCCGCCTACCGGGCGGCGCTCGACTGCGGCCTTCGCGTGCCCGACGACGTGGCCCTGGTGGGCTGCGACGGCATCGAGGACACGGAGTACCTGGAAGTTCCCCTCTCCACCGTGGTCCACCCGGTCGGCGAGATGGTGGCACTGGCCTGGCGGTTCCTGGAGCGGCGCATGGCGGACCCGAGCGCACTCCCGCAATCGGCCGTACTGCCCTCGCGGCTTCTGGTTCGGGCGTCCTCGTCTTGTTCAGGTGACACGGGGGGAGGTGATGCGGCGGCAGTCTGA
- a CDS encoding hemerythrin domain-containing protein — MKRHPSLVPLSHDHHHGLVQARRLRLAAERDAGARTRAVQDFAAAWRGQIAPHLDREERCLLPYVTPEAHAARLVTDHAALRDLARAASDPGTVTAEQCRELAERLESHIRWEERELFRSLERTLDESTLLRIGAALDERGT, encoded by the coding sequence ATGAAGCGCCATCCGAGCCTCGTCCCCCTGTCGCACGATCACCATCACGGACTGGTGCAGGCACGGCGTCTGCGCCTGGCCGCGGAGCGCGACGCGGGGGCGCGAACGCGCGCCGTCCAGGACTTCGCCGCCGCCTGGCGCGGCCAGATCGCGCCGCACCTCGACCGCGAGGAGAGGTGCCTGCTGCCGTACGTGACGCCCGAGGCTCACGCAGCCAGGCTGGTGACCGACCACGCGGCACTGCGGGACCTGGCGAGGGCGGCATCCGACCCGGGCACCGTGACGGCCGAGCAATGCCGCGAGTTGGCGGAGAGGCTAGAGAGCCACATCCGATGGGAGGAACGCGAGCTCTTCCGTTCGCTTGAGCGAACCCTCGACGAGAGCACGCTCCTCAGGATCGGCGCCGCGCTCGATGAGCGCGGCACATAG
- a CDS encoding hemerythrin domain-containing protein, with protein sequence MERGASELEVVASFDSLLAAHRAFDELFAEHQEALLDRDIAVASRKLAAVDADIREHIALEEDTLFPIYRRAGDILGGDVTFYQAEHRKMEQYLDRFRDMVAALRCGDADAQAILRLLDEETRFKHLMEHHDLRERNILYPVLDRVASAEERRAILSR encoded by the coding sequence ATGGAACGAGGCGCGTCGGAACTGGAGGTTGTCGCCAGCTTCGACTCCTTGCTGGCCGCGCATCGGGCGTTCGACGAGCTCTTCGCGGAGCACCAGGAGGCCCTGCTCGATCGGGACATCGCCGTGGCCTCCCGGAAGCTAGCCGCCGTCGATGCCGATATCCGTGAGCACATCGCGCTCGAGGAAGACACCCTCTTTCCGATCTATCGCCGCGCGGGCGACATCCTTGGCGGCGACGTGACCTTCTACCAGGCCGAGCATCGCAAGATGGAGCAGTACCTGGATCGCTTCCGCGACATGGTCGCCGCGCTGCGGTGCGGGGACGCCGACGCCCAGGCCATCCTGCGCCTCCTGGATGAGGAGACGCGCTTCAAGCATCTGATGGAGCATCATGACCTGCGCGAACGGAACATCCTCTACCCGGTGCTGGACCGCGTCGCTAGCGCCGAGGAGAGGCGGGCCATCCTGAGTCGATGA
- a CDS encoding NnrS family protein, translated as MSVHITTDEMIPDVLRAHPECREVLDRHGLQGCGGPLGPHESIRFFAEAHGASLLDLMDELNAVVALPRAAVVCAAPPGSPFPSGAKGGAADTIYRPFFLGAVVVMLTAGCVWGAANLYRIGSRGDFFAVPLDWTLAHAHAQILGWVGLFVMGFAYQAFPRFRGARLQAPGLAHLSLGLMLAGIVASAVGQTYSHARSMLALGITGGALEVVAVTIFLALIFRTMHGGDRSTRETMVGAPFIMAALAAFWLQTALGPLLFHAVATAPDEFTMVPLLAGWMTAMRELQVFGFITMMIFGVSIRLLPAIFGLNAQAATEAERAAQTARSRRDARIILGVFALSIIADMAGWIGLFVYQLPGLLFLLRVSFIGLLVSAILVVSALGIFGPARKPDRSLKLVRAAYVWLLVGLVMLNFMFPYSMFRGQAFSHAYLGAVRHALTVGFITLMIVGISARVVPMLRGIDPRTLNGLWLPFVLINAGNVLRVGTQIATDFTHSAYAIMGLSGFIEVVGLVIWAVELLAIMWRSPRLDEPPARPAGTLAPPSELPGMATGR; from the coding sequence GTGAGTGTTCACATCACGACGGACGAGATGATCCCCGACGTGCTTCGCGCGCATCCGGAGTGCCGCGAGGTCCTCGACCGTCACGGGCTGCAGGGCTGCGGCGGCCCGCTCGGACCGCACGAATCGATCCGGTTCTTCGCCGAGGCGCACGGCGCCTCGCTTCTCGACCTGATGGACGAGCTGAACGCGGTGGTCGCGCTGCCAAGGGCTGCGGTCGTCTGCGCCGCGCCGCCGGGTAGCCCGTTCCCATCAGGCGCGAAGGGTGGAGCCGCGGACACCATCTATCGCCCCTTCTTCCTGGGCGCGGTCGTGGTGATGCTCACGGCCGGGTGTGTCTGGGGCGCGGCCAACCTGTACCGCATCGGCAGTCGCGGCGACTTCTTCGCCGTCCCGCTGGACTGGACGCTGGCGCACGCCCACGCGCAGATACTCGGCTGGGTCGGCCTGTTCGTGATGGGCTTCGCCTATCAGGCTTTCCCGCGCTTCCGCGGCGCGAGGCTCCAAGCGCCCGGCCTGGCGCACCTCTCGCTCGGCCTGATGCTGGCCGGGATCGTCGCCTCGGCCGTGGGCCAGACGTACTCCCACGCCCGGAGCATGCTGGCGCTGGGCATCACGGGCGGCGCGCTGGAGGTCGTTGCCGTCACGATCTTCCTGGCGCTGATCTTCCGGACGATGCACGGAGGCGACCGGAGCACGCGGGAGACGATGGTTGGCGCGCCGTTCATCATGGCGGCGCTGGCGGCGTTCTGGCTCCAGACCGCGCTCGGCCCGCTCCTCTTCCACGCGGTGGCGACCGCGCCGGACGAGTTCACGATGGTCCCCCTGCTCGCCGGCTGGATGACGGCCATGCGAGAGCTGCAGGTGTTCGGCTTCATCACCATGATGATCTTCGGCGTGAGCATTCGCCTGCTGCCGGCCATCTTCGGCCTGAACGCCCAGGCGGCGACGGAGGCTGAGCGGGCCGCTCAGACGGCCAGAAGTCGCCGCGATGCGCGCATCATCCTTGGGGTCTTCGCGCTCTCCATCATCGCGGACATGGCGGGCTGGATCGGGCTCTTCGTGTATCAGTTGCCCGGCCTGCTGTTCCTGCTCCGCGTCTCCTTCATCGGCCTGCTGGTGTCCGCCATCCTCGTTGTCTCGGCGCTGGGCATCTTCGGGCCCGCGCGCAAGCCGGACAGGAGCCTGAAGCTCGTGCGCGCGGCCTACGTCTGGCTGCTCGTCGGCCTCGTCATGCTCAACTTCATGTTCCCATACTCCATGTTCCGGGGCCAGGCCTTCTCGCACGCCTACCTTGGCGCGGTGCGCCACGCGCTGACGGTCGGCTTCATCACGCTGATGATCGTGGGCATCTCGGCACGCGTCGTGCCGATGCTGCGCGGAATCGACCCCCGCACACTGAACGGGCTCTGGCTCCCGTTCGTCCTGATCAATGCGGGGAACGTGCTGCGAGTGGGGACGCAGATCGCAACCGACTTCACGCACTCCGCCTACGCCATCATGGGCCTGAGCGGCTTCATCGAGGTCGTCGGGCTGGTCATCTGGGCGGTCGAGCTGCTCGCCATCATGTGGCGGTCACCCCGGCTGGACGAGCCGCCTGCCCGTCCGGCAGGCACGTTGGCGCCGCCATCGGAGTTGCCCGGCATGGCGACAGGACGCTAA
- a CDS encoding ferredoxin family protein, with the protein MAYVICEPCIGVKDKACVEVCPVDCIHEGVFTDGDGKRYDMLFIDPDECIDCGLCEPECPVTAIFADTDVPKDQERFIEINAGFFRVNGVVEASTPR; encoded by the coding sequence ATGGCGTATGTCATCTGCGAACCGTGCATTGGAGTGAAGGACAAGGCCTGTGTGGAGGTCTGCCCCGTCGACTGCATCCACGAGGGCGTTTTTACGGATGGCGACGGCAAGCGGTACGACATGCTCTTCATCGACCCGGATGAGTGCATCGACTGCGGCCTCTGCGAGCCAGAGTGTCCGGTGACGGCGATTTTCGCCGATACGGACGTCCCCAAGGATCAGGAGCGCTTCATCGAGATCAACGCCGGTTTCTTCCGCGTCAACGGCGTCGTCGAGGCAAGCACCCCGCGATAG
- a CDS encoding MFS transporter — protein sequence MRREVTRSALWGILVTALLAVLIVIGSRNLAHFDAALVGYTFAILFTTFGITYRYAMWLQRPPTAVYWRRGWQTFLSRRYLARNLAAWADRAVTDVALNRFIWRRARLRWAAHWLIMWGCVLAVLITFPLVFGWLHFETVPGDIRMYRMFVFGFPIASFPAYSVLAFTLYHGLVWASFLVIPGVMIAFRRRMRDYGAAAVQTFSQDFMPLILLFAVSLSGLLLTVSYTWMQGYAYTFLAILHAVTVITTLLFLSFGKFFHVLQRPAQLGVSFYKDVGQSEDQAHCRRCGEPFTSRMHVEDLIDAQRGLGFQYEMPGSPVEHYQWICPHCRRALIGIAQGAAANRGQAALLETGLAPAPIPRPTYANPGLGQGPLGEEDRRNYHP from the coding sequence ATGAGGCGCGAAGTAACACGATCCGCTCTCTGGGGGATCCTGGTCACGGCGTTGTTGGCCGTGCTGATCGTCATCGGATCTCGCAACCTCGCGCACTTCGATGCCGCGCTCGTCGGCTATACGTTCGCCATCCTCTTCACCACCTTCGGCATCACCTACCGCTATGCGATGTGGCTTCAGCGCCCGCCGACCGCGGTCTACTGGCGGCGTGGCTGGCAGACATTCCTGAGCCGCCGCTACCTGGCGCGCAACCTGGCCGCATGGGCCGATCGCGCCGTTACCGACGTGGCGCTCAACCGCTTCATCTGGCGCCGCGCCCGGCTGCGATGGGCGGCCCACTGGCTGATCATGTGGGGATGCGTCCTCGCCGTGCTGATCACCTTCCCGCTCGTCTTCGGCTGGCTCCACTTCGAGACGGTTCCCGGCGACATCCGAATGTACCGGATGTTCGTGTTCGGGTTCCCGATCGCCAGCTTCCCGGCGTACTCCGTGCTCGCGTTCACTCTGTACCACGGGCTCGTGTGGGCTTCGTTCCTGGTCATTCCCGGCGTGATGATCGCCTTCCGTCGGCGCATGCGAGACTACGGAGCCGCGGCGGTCCAGACGTTCTCTCAGGACTTCATGCCGCTGATCCTCCTCTTCGCGGTCAGTCTGAGCGGGCTTCTGCTCACCGTGAGCTACACCTGGATGCAGGGCTATGCCTATACCTTCCTGGCGATCCTGCACGCCGTGACGGTCATCACGACCCTGCTCTTCCTGTCGTTCGGCAAGTTCTTCCACGTCCTCCAGCGGCCGGCGCAACTCGGCGTCTCGTTCTACAAGGACGTGGGCCAGAGCGAGGATCAGGCGCACTGCCGTCGGTGCGGGGAGCCATTCACCTCGCGGATGCACGTGGAGGACCTGATCGATGCGCAGCGCGGCCTCGGGTTCCAGTATGAGATGCCCGGGTCGCCGGTCGAGCACTACCAGTGGATCTGTCCGCACTGCCGCCGCGCGCTGATCGGCATCGCCCAGGGAGCCGCGGCCAACCGCGGGCAGGCGGCGCTGCTGGAGACCGGCCTCGCACCCGCTCCGATCCCGCGACCGACGTACGCGAACCCGGGGTTGGGCCAGGGCCCCCTCGGCGAGGAAGACCGGCGCAACTACCACCCCTGA
- a CDS encoding molybdopterin oxidoreductase family protein yields MATLPVADEEIIRRFGPHRAYDRGARVSSAAEPDREVKTHCCFCGQQCGVILKVKDNTVIGFEPRYDFPFNQGKACPKGVKRYLQGAHPDRLLHAFERAPGAPGGFQELAYARAIEKVAGEVARIQSEHGRDAFAVLTGASLTNEAAYFVGKFAHMCLRTANLDYNGRLCMVSAVAGNAMSFGVDRAANAWSDIPRAEVVWLSGANVGECAPITTDYVWNARENGGRVIVVDPRITPIGRVCDLFLPIKPGRDVALFNGILHLMIENDWLDHRFIDSRTNGFDAVAEHVKEWTPARTAEVTGVAEKAIRQAAEWWGTAKTSFLLHARGIEHSSHGVQNVLGAINMVLASGRIGREGCGYSTITGQGNGQGAREQGQKCDQLPGARHLDDPEARAHIAGIWGMAPDDLPMPGVDAYEIIRKIDRGEIRGLLSLCFNPMVSLPDNHFVSASLDKLEFYAAIDFFLNETARHADIVLPAALQEELEGTVTTTEGRVVKINKAIDCPGEARPDFVILQDIARVLGREKGFTFASSREIFDELRVASRGGIADYFGITWEKIEAQLGVFWPCPEPEDPGRERLFEEGSWNPIAKGAGPFYFPDGRARFNVARYSPPTEDVDAEYPVILTSGRVVSQYLSGTQTRRIGPLVDHYPVPRVELHPRLAEELGVQDGDWTTVETRRGSITLQAQVVRTIRPDTVFIPYHWAGPKSVNQLTISAQDPISHIPEFKACACRVRKAQGEPEYARVREPQQ; encoded by the coding sequence ATGGCCACGCTGCCTGTTGCCGACGAAGAGATCATCCGCCGTTTCGGGCCGCACCGGGCGTACGACCGCGGCGCGCGCGTGAGCTCCGCGGCCGAACCCGACCGCGAGGTGAAGACGCACTGTTGCTTCTGCGGACAGCAGTGCGGGGTCATCCTCAAGGTCAAGGACAACACGGTGATCGGCTTCGAGCCCCGCTACGACTTCCCGTTCAACCAGGGGAAGGCGTGCCCCAAAGGCGTGAAGCGCTACCTGCAGGGCGCGCACCCGGACCGGTTGCTCCACGCGTTCGAGCGCGCGCCCGGCGCTCCTGGCGGGTTCCAGGAGCTCGCCTATGCGCGGGCGATCGAGAAGGTCGCCGGCGAGGTCGCCCGCATCCAGTCCGAGCATGGCAGGGACGCGTTCGCCGTCCTCACGGGCGCGAGCCTCACGAATGAGGCGGCCTACTTCGTCGGCAAGTTCGCCCACATGTGCCTGCGCACGGCCAACCTCGACTACAACGGCCGGCTCTGCATGGTGAGCGCCGTCGCGGGGAACGCGATGAGCTTCGGGGTCGATCGCGCGGCCAATGCGTGGTCCGACATTCCGAGGGCGGAGGTCGTCTGGCTCAGCGGCGCCAACGTGGGCGAGTGCGCTCCCATCACGACCGACTACGTCTGGAACGCGCGCGAGAACGGCGGCCGGGTCATCGTGGTCGACCCGCGGATCACGCCCATCGGTCGCGTGTGCGACCTCTTCCTTCCCATCAAGCCGGGCCGCGACGTGGCGCTCTTCAACGGCATCCTGCACCTGATGATCGAGAACGACTGGCTCGACCACCGATTCATCGATTCCCGAACCAACGGGTTCGACGCCGTGGCCGAGCACGTGAAGGAGTGGACACCGGCGCGCACGGCCGAGGTGACGGGGGTCGCCGAGAAGGCCATTCGCCAGGCCGCGGAGTGGTGGGGTACCGCGAAGACGAGCTTCTTGCTGCATGCCCGCGGGATCGAGCACAGCAGCCACGGCGTTCAGAACGTGCTCGGCGCCATCAACATGGTCCTGGCCTCCGGCAGGATCGGCCGCGAGGGGTGCGGCTACTCGACGATTACCGGGCAGGGCAACGGCCAGGGAGCTCGCGAGCAGGGGCAGAAGTGCGATCAGTTGCCCGGCGCTCGCCATCTCGACGACCCCGAAGCGCGCGCCCACATTGCCGGCATCTGGGGAATGGCGCCCGACGACCTCCCGATGCCTGGCGTCGATGCGTACGAGATCATCCGAAAGATCGACCGCGGCGAGATCCGCGGCCTGCTGAGCCTCTGCTTCAACCCGATGGTCTCGCTGCCGGACAACCACTTCGTGAGCGCCTCGCTCGACAAGTTGGAGTTCTACGCGGCCATTGACTTCTTCCTCAACGAGACCGCGCGTCACGCCGACATCGTGCTTCCAGCCGCGCTGCAGGAGGAGTTGGAGGGCACCGTCACCACGACGGAGGGCCGCGTCGTCAAGATCAACAAGGCGATCGACTGCCCCGGCGAGGCGCGGCCGGACTTCGTGATTCTACAGGACATCGCCAGGGTGCTCGGCCGCGAGAAGGGGTTCACCTTCGCCTCCTCCCGTGAGATCTTCGACGAGTTGCGCGTGGCATCGCGCGGCGGCATCGCCGACTACTTCGGGATCACGTGGGAGAAGATTGAGGCGCAGCTCGGCGTGTTCTGGCCATGCCCGGAGCCGGAGGACCCCGGCCGCGAGCGGCTGTTCGAGGAGGGATCCTGGAACCCGATCGCCAAAGGCGCAGGGCCATTCTACTTCCCGGACGGACGCGCGCGCTTCAATGTAGCGCGCTACTCGCCGCCCACCGAGGATGTGGACGCCGAGTACCCGGTCATCCTGACCAGCGGCCGCGTCGTGAGCCAGTACCTGTCCGGCACGCAGACCCGCCGGATCGGTCCGCTGGTCGACCACTACCCGGTCCCGCGTGTGGAGCTTCACCCGCGGCTGGCCGAGGAGCTGGGCGTTCAGGATGGCGATTGGACGACCGTGGAGACACGGCGCGGGTCGATCACGCTGCAGGCGCAGGTCGTTCGTACGATCCGGCCGGACACCGTCTTCATCCCGTACCATTGGGCCGGGCCGAAGAGCGTGAACCAGCTCACGATCTCGGCTCAGGACCCGATCTCGCACATCCCGGAGTTCAAGGCCTGCGCCTGCCGGGTCCGGAAGGCGCAGGGCGAACCGGAGTACGCGCGCGTGCGCGAGCCGCAGCAATAG
- a CDS encoding carboxymuconolactone decarboxylase family protein codes for MHPRLEYHKEFPDALKAMLGLQAYVDRSRLDHKLLELVKMRASQINGCAYCIDMHSKDARALGETEQRLYALSAWREAPFFTEKERAALAWTESLTLISETGAPDEVYEEVRKHFGDEDLVVLSLAIVAINGWNRLAVGFRSLAGAYQPGRKPSAE; via the coding sequence ATGCACCCACGACTGGAGTACCACAAGGAGTTCCCGGATGCCCTGAAGGCCATGCTCGGCCTGCAGGCATACGTGGATCGGAGCCGCCTCGACCACAAGCTGCTGGAGCTGGTGAAGATGCGCGCCTCGCAGATCAACGGCTGCGCCTACTGCATCGACATGCATAGCAAGGACGCGCGCGCGCTGGGTGAGACGGAGCAGCGCCTGTACGCCCTCTCCGCCTGGCGCGAGGCGCCCTTCTTCACCGAGAAGGAGCGCGCCGCGCTCGCCTGGACGGAGTCACTCACGCTCATATCGGAGACCGGCGCGCCGGACGAGGTGTACGAGGAGGTTCGGAAGCACTTCGGCGACGAGGACCTGGTCGTCCTGTCGCTGGCGATCGTGGCCATCAACGGCTGGAATCGCCTCGCCGTCGGGTTCCGCTCCCTCGCGGGAGCCTACCAGCCCGGGAGAAAGCCGTCGGCGGAGTAG
- a CDS encoding 4Fe-4S binding protein: protein MPVPSDLEFFIDPSRCIGCQACVQACTECETHRGYSMFQLDVIDRARTTQTIPLVCMHCETPTCAEVCPADAIKRTADGVVQTARKPQCIACNNCVLACPFGIPKMNTGMALMMKCDMCYDRTTVGKKPMCASVCPSQALFFGTRTELEQLRPSSRPVNTWQFGRQTIKTKVNVMVARKTTADTVDVTAAMFEPTVGRPLDDNLPEAGEEGNAV from the coding sequence ATGCCGGTTCCCTCGGACCTCGAGTTCTTCATCGACCCGAGCCGGTGCATCGGTTGCCAGGCATGCGTCCAGGCGTGCACGGAATGCGAGACGCATCGCGGGTACTCGATGTTTCAACTCGACGTGATCGACCGCGCCCGGACGACGCAGACGATTCCGCTCGTCTGCATGCACTGCGAGACGCCGACCTGCGCGGAGGTCTGCCCCGCGGACGCCATCAAGCGCACCGCGGACGGCGTGGTTCAGACGGCTCGTAAGCCGCAGTGCATCGCCTGCAACAACTGTGTGCTCGCGTGCCCCTTCGGCATCCCGAAGATGAACACAGGCATGGCGCTCATGATGAAGTGCGACATGTGCTACGACCGGACGACAGTCGGAAAGAAGCCCATGTGCGCCTCGGTGTGCCCGAGCCAGGCCCTCTTCTTCGGCACGCGCACCGAGCTCGAGCAGCTTCGCCCATCTTCACGGCCGGTGAATACGTGGCAGTTCGGGCGGCAGACGATCAAGACGAAGGTGAACGTGATGGTCGCGCGAAAGACGACCGCCGACACGGTGGACGTGACGGCCGCGATGTTCGAGCCGACGGTTGGGCGGCCGCTGGACGACAACCTGCCGGAGGCGGGCGAGGAGGGGAATGCGGTATGA
- a CDS encoding Rieske (2Fe-2S) protein, translated as MNRPDPERATTPPDGRPLSEQPRWRRDFPIHLPEDEYVSRRDLVRFAVLVSGAFAVGQVWILAQNAVRRMAGRPPIREIAGAGALPPGKSLVFRYPGPQDICFLARQSDGRLVAFSQVCTHLSCAVIPDVPTGKILCPCHDGVFEMRTGRPLAGPPQRPLPRVQIEQRGGRIYATGMEVSTV; from the coding sequence ATGAACCGACCCGACCCCGAGCGCGCGACCACGCCGCCCGATGGCCGGCCCCTCAGCGAGCAGCCGCGCTGGCGGCGCGACTTCCCCATCCATCTGCCGGAGGACGAGTACGTCTCACGCAGGGACCTGGTCCGGTTCGCGGTCCTGGTCAGTGGCGCGTTCGCTGTGGGCCAGGTTTGGATCCTGGCCCAGAACGCGGTGCGCAGGATGGCCGGCCGGCCGCCGATCCGGGAGATCGCGGGCGCGGGCGCGCTGCCGCCCGGTAAGAGCCTGGTCTTCCGCTACCCGGGTCCGCAGGACATCTGCTTCCTGGCGCGGCAGTCGGATGGCCGCCTCGTCGCGTTCAGCCAGGTGTGCACGCACCTCTCCTGCGCGGTCATTCCCGATGTGCCGACCGGGAAGATCCTCTGCCCGTGCCACGATGGGGTGTTCGAGATGCGCACCGGGCGGCCCCTCGCCGGACCGCCGCAGCGCCCCCTGCCGCGCGTTCAGATCGAGCAGCGTGGCGGCCGGATCTATGCCACCGGGATGGAGGTCAGCACCGTATGA